TCCGAGATCGACTGCCTCACCCTCGCCAGCGCCGTCGGCGCGAGCTGCGTCCGCGAGGTCGGCACGACCGCCGGCGTCTTCCGCCGCCACGAGGCCGACGAATTCCTCGCCCGCCACGCGATCCCCATCGAACGGATCGTCGTAAGCTGACCCGGTCGCCCGGAGGGGCCGATCGATCGAAATCGGCGAAGATCCGACGTTTCCATGTGCGGAAACGGATCCATCCTCAACCTGTGGGCCTGCGCCTTTCGCGGCCCGCTCGTCCCCCTGTCGATGCGAAGACGATCGAGACCCAGCCGCGGACGCCGAAAATTCTCACACCGTTTTCGACCAACGAACCCGATTCCTGGACCGGATTTTGATGCGGAATCGATTATGAGATAAGGGTTTGCGTCATCCGGGCGGATTTCGGGCGGAAGCGGACGAACCCAGATCGAAGCCGAAGCGAAGCCGCCTATCTAGATGTCGACGATGATCTCGGCGAACCAGCCGTCCGCCTCGCGGCGCACGACGAGGCCGTGGTAGGTGGCGGCCTTCACCTCGTGGTCCAGTTCGTGGCGGTCGGGGTCGATCGGTTCGCCGGCGATCACGCCGGTCAGCGAGCGGCCGTCGGCGGCGACGGCGACGTCGAAGCGGGCGTAGAGGGCGTGGCGGGTCTCGACCCGGAAGATCAGCTCGTTGAGCCAGTCGAGCAGCAGGTGCTCGGGCGAGTCGGACGCCAGCGCGACGGCTTCCTCCTCGCGGGGCTCGATCGTCGAGCGGTCGGCCGTGACGACGTCGAACAGCCCCTCGGCGGCCGTGCGGAAGAGGTCGGACAGGTCGTCCGCCCAAATCCGCAGCCCCAGGTCGGCCGTATGATCGAAGACTTCCACGCGCCCCACGACGATCCTCCCCTCGACGGAGCCGGCCGCCCCGATTACAAACGATCGCCCGGCCCGAAGCCCGCGCCGGGGCCGAACCCCCCCTGGAGCCATCTCGCGATGCTGGAACCCGGAACGCCCGCGCCCGACTTCACCTTACCCGATCAGGACGGCAAGGAGACGACCCTCGCGAGGCTCAAAGGTTCGCCCGTCGTCCTCTACTTCTACCCCAAGGACGACACCTCGGGCTGCACCAAGCAGGCCTGCGGGTTCCGCGACGGCTTCCCCGCGTTCGAGGCCGCCGGGGCGACGGTGCTGGGGGTCAGCCCGGACTCCTCGGCTTCGCACGCCAAGTTCGTCGCCAAGTACGACCTTCCCTTCACCCTCCTGGCCGACGTCGAGAAGGTCGTCTG
The DNA window shown above is from Paludisphaera mucosa and carries:
- a CDS encoding archease, giving the protein MGRVEVFDHTADLGLRIWADDLSDLFRTAAEGLFDVVTADRSTIEPREEEAVALASDSPEHLLLDWLNELIFRVETRHALYARFDVAVAADGRSLTGVIAGEPIDPDRHELDHEVKAATYHGLVVRREADGWFAEIIVDI
- the bcp gene encoding thioredoxin-dependent thiol peroxidase, whose product is MLEPGTPAPDFTLPDQDGKETTLARLKGSPVVLYFYPKDDTSGCTKQACGFRDGFPAFEAAGATVLGVSPDSSASHAKFVAKYDLPFTLLADVEKVVCAAYGVWKEKSMYGRKYMGVERTTYVLDRDGKIARVFPKVKVPGHAEAVLEAVQELK